In the genome of Bradysia coprophila strain Holo2 unplaced genomic scaffold, BU_Bcop_v1 contig_232, whole genome shotgun sequence, one region contains:
- the LOC119075589 gene encoding serine/arginine-rich splicing factor SR45-like isoform X2: MNVFFIKFWLAFALVAVLSMNSLAASESDVSTAPQRRQDYYSPQRRQDYYSPQRRQDYYSPQRRQDYSPHRRQDYSPQRRQNYSPQRRQDYSPQRGQNYSPQRHQDYSPQRHQDYSPQRQQGYSPKQHQWYLTVCDLYYAQQQQQWDHPQ; the protein is encoded by the exons ATGAACGTGTTCTTTATTAAGTTTTGGTTGGCTTTTGCACTTGTCGCTGTATTGTCAATGA ATTCGTTGGCTGCATCTGAATC GGACGTCTCTACAGCACCACAGAGACGGCAAGATTATTATTCACCACAGAGACGGCAAGATTATTATTCACCACAGCGACGACAAGATTATTATTCTCCACAGCGACGGCAAGATTATTCACCACATAGGCGGCAAGATTATTCACCACAGAGACGGCAAAATTATTCACCGCAGCGACGACAAGATTATTCACCACAGAGAGGGCAAAATTATTCACCTCAGCGACATCAAGATTATTCACCTCAGCGACATCAAGATTATTCACCTCAGCGACAGCAAGGTTATTCACCAAAGCAACATCAGTGGTATCTGACAGTGTGTGATCTATATTATgcacaacagcaacaacagtGGGATCATCCACAATAA
- the LOC119075589 gene encoding serine/arginine-rich splicing factor SR45-like isoform X1 yields the protein MNVFFIKFWLAFALVAVLSMNSLAASESEVSTEPSDVSTEPSDVSTEPWDVSTAPQRRQDYYSPQRRQDYYSPQRRQDYYSPQRRQDYSPHRRQDYSPQRRQNYSPQRRQDYSPQRGQNYSPQRHQDYSPQRHQDYSPQRQQGYSPKQHQWYLTVCDLYYAQQQQQWDHPQ from the exons ATGAACGTGTTCTTTATTAAGTTTTGGTTGGCTTTTGCACTTGTCGCTGTATTGTCAATGA ATTCGTTGGCTGCATCTGAATCGGAGGTCTCCACAGAACCATCGGACGTCTCCACAGAACCATCGGACGTCTCTACAGAACCATGGGACGTCTCTACAGCACCACAGAGACGGCAAGATTATTATTCACCACAGAGACGGCAAGATTATTATTCACCACAGCGACGACAAGATTATTATTCTCCACAGCGACGGCAAGATTATTCACCACATAGGCGGCAAGATTATTCACCACAGAGACGGCAAAATTATTCACCGCAGCGACGACAAGATTATTCACCACAGAGAGGGCAAAATTATTCACCTCAGCGACATCAAGATTATTCACCTCAGCGACATCAAGATTATTCACCTCAGCGACAGCAAGGTTATTCACCAAAGCAACATCAGTGGTATCTGACAGTGTGTGATCTATATTATgcacaacagcaacaacagtGGGATCATCCACAATAA
- the LOC119075587 gene encoding uncharacterized protein LOC119075587 isoform X2, protein MSVAQPFVYLIRVVVVREIGCFFIKLSVDESLCSDKCEQSRSKTIDIFVNHSNLYVCEKNQMVLVVSSKRYDLKSQVFSELEVLRFVPILSMFICEKNVDGNKRSLVNKRSTLSQIHASKIIIELQFHVVAHGLASCSTVFQCSIMTEKLIFDYKLVHSSITMQLVYASTAWLTSPFLCFKVIVCNNRLPKTINGVEQWSFYGFNFGQLQSVQRKPEFTILTLCVSIVKHHRVFHISIVCSIKVSFRALVSASHNGSSNHSSSSLSVSKAERVGSCKADRSAGFIHLAVIVPTAVSSYYCGQLQTVNGVSMCEQLAECFSTCLWNMSSLQHRSLENEALHGIRKRLSKRFISRRAKPAIMYNKNAANFVDWITELSKAQQSALRELNPTTAFLSNRVRIYFETNVQPDR, encoded by the exons ATGTCGGTTGCTCAaccgtttgtttatttaattcgcGTTGTAGTTGTGAGAGAAATCGGctgtttttttatcaaattatcggTCGATGAAAGTTTATGTTCCGACAAGTGCGAACAATCGCGTTCTAAGACAATAGACATTTTTgtgaatcattcaaatttgtatgttTGTGAAAAGAATCAAATGGTTCTAGTTGTTTCATCGAAAAGATACGATTTAAAGAGTCAAGTGTTCAGCGAGTTGGAAGTTTTACGATTTGTGCCCATTCTCTCAATGTtcatttgtgagaaaaacgtGGATGGAAACAAAAGGTCGCTGGTTAACAAAAGATCCACGTTGTCTCAAATACACGCTTCGAAAATAATCATCGAATTGCAGTTTCATGTAGTGGCTCATGGATTGGCTTCGTGCTCTACTGTCTTTCAGTGTTCAATAATGACAGAGAAGCTGATTTTCGACTACAAATTGGTGCATTCGAGTATCACTATGCAATTAGTGTATGCCAGTACAGCTTGGTTGACGTCaccatttctttgtttcaaagTTATCGTGTGCAATAATCGTCTACCAAAGACAATCAATGGAGTAGAGCAGTGGTCATTTTATGGTTTCAATTTTGGTCAACTGCAATCCGTACAGCGAAAACCggaatttacaattttgactTTATGTGTTTCAATAGTCAAACATCATCGAGTATTCCACATTTCAATCGTTTGTTCGATTAAAGTTTCATTTCGAGCATTGGTTTCGGCGTCTCATAACGGATCAAGCAATCATTCCAGTTCGTCTTTAAGCGTGTCAAAGGCCGAACGAGTCGGAAGTTGCAAGGCTGACAGATCAGCTGGATTTATTCATCTTGCAGTAATTGTTCCAACTGCCGTTTCTTCGTATTATTGTGGTCAATTGCAGACAGTCAATGGAGTATCAATGTGTGAACAATTAGCGGAATGTTTCTCGACTTGTTTATGGAACATGAGTAGTCTTCAACATCGTTCGCTGGAGAATGAAGCGCTCCATGGTATCCGAAAACGATTATCCAAGAGATTCATCAGTCGTCGGGCAAAACCTGCCAttatgtacaacaaaaatgctGCGAATTTTGTGGACTGGATAACAGAGCTTTCTAAGGCACAGCAGAGCGCACTGAGAGAAC TCAATCCTACAACAG cttttttgtcaaatcGAGTGCGCATTTATTTCGAGACCAATGTGCAGCCTGACCGATGA
- the LOC119075587 gene encoding uncharacterized protein LOC119075587 isoform X1: MSVAQPFVYLIRVVVVREIGCFFIKLSVDESLCSDKCEQSRSKTIDIFVNHSNLYVCEKNQMVLVVSSKRYDLKSQVFSELEVLRFVPILSMFICEKNVDGNKRSLVNKRSTLSQIHASKIIIELQFHVVAHGLASCSTVFQCSIMTEKLIFDYKLVHSSITMQLVYASTAWLTSPFLCFKVIVCNNRLPKTINGVEQWSFYGFNFGQLQSVQRKPEFTILTLCVSIVKHHRVFHISIVCSIKVSFRALVSASHNGSSNHSSSSLSVSKAERVGSCKADRSAGFIHLAVIVPTAVSSYYCGQLQTVNGVSMCEQLAECFSTCLWNMSSLQHRSLENEALHGIRKRLSKRFISRRAKPAIMYNKNAANFVDWITELSKAQQSALREQMDEIVALFTNDGVDWEFNPTTAFLSNRVRIYFETNVQPDR, encoded by the exons ATGTCGGTTGCTCAaccgtttgtttatttaattcgcGTTGTAGTTGTGAGAGAAATCGGctgtttttttatcaaattatcggTCGATGAAAGTTTATGTTCCGACAAGTGCGAACAATCGCGTTCTAAGACAATAGACATTTTTgtgaatcattcaaatttgtatgttTGTGAAAAGAATCAAATGGTTCTAGTTGTTTCATCGAAAAGATACGATTTAAAGAGTCAAGTGTTCAGCGAGTTGGAAGTTTTACGATTTGTGCCCATTCTCTCAATGTtcatttgtgagaaaaacgtGGATGGAAACAAAAGGTCGCTGGTTAACAAAAGATCCACGTTGTCTCAAATACACGCTTCGAAAATAATCATCGAATTGCAGTTTCATGTAGTGGCTCATGGATTGGCTTCGTGCTCTACTGTCTTTCAGTGTTCAATAATGACAGAGAAGCTGATTTTCGACTACAAATTGGTGCATTCGAGTATCACTATGCAATTAGTGTATGCCAGTACAGCTTGGTTGACGTCaccatttctttgtttcaaagTTATCGTGTGCAATAATCGTCTACCAAAGACAATCAATGGAGTAGAGCAGTGGTCATTTTATGGTTTCAATTTTGGTCAACTGCAATCCGTACAGCGAAAACCggaatttacaattttgactTTATGTGTTTCAATAGTCAAACATCATCGAGTATTCCACATTTCAATCGTTTGTTCGATTAAAGTTTCATTTCGAGCATTGGTTTCGGCGTCTCATAACGGATCAAGCAATCATTCCAGTTCGTCTTTAAGCGTGTCAAAGGCCGAACGAGTCGGAAGTTGCAAGGCTGACAGATCAGCTGGATTTATTCATCTTGCAGTAATTGTTCCAACTGCCGTTTCTTCGTATTATTGTGGTCAATTGCAGACAGTCAATGGAGTATCAATGTGTGAACAATTAGCGGAATGTTTCTCGACTTGTTTATGGAACATGAGTAGTCTTCAACATCGTTCGCTGGAGAATGAAGCGCTCCATGGTATCCGAAAACGATTATCCAAGAGATTCATCAGTCGTCGGGCAAAACCTGCCAttatgtacaacaaaaatgctGCGAATTTTGTGGACTGGATAACAGAGCTTTCTAAGGCACAGCAGAGCGCACTGAGAGAACAAATGGACGAAATAGTCGCTTTATTTACCAACGACGGCGTCGATTGGGAATTCAATCCTACAACAGC ttttttgtcaaatcGAGTGCGCATTTATTTCGAGACCAATGTGCAGCCTGACCGATGA